In a genomic window of Streptomyces roseoviridis:
- a CDS encoding MaoC family dehydratase N-terminal domain-containing protein: MALDQSFVGRTYPPTAPYEVGREKIREFAEAIGDANPAYTDQEAAKALGHPDVVAPPTFVFAITFKAAGQVVEDPQLGLDYSRVVHGDQKFAYTRPVRAGDRLSVTSTIEAIKSLAGNDILDIRGEVHDETGEHVVTAWTKLVSRAPEEV, encoded by the coding sequence ATGGCGCTCGACCAGTCCTTCGTGGGCCGGACCTATCCGCCCACCGCGCCCTACGAGGTCGGCCGCGAGAAGATCCGCGAATTCGCCGAGGCGATCGGTGACGCGAATCCCGCGTACACCGACCAGGAGGCCGCCAAGGCGCTCGGCCACCCCGACGTCGTCGCCCCGCCGACCTTCGTCTTCGCGATCACCTTCAAGGCCGCGGGCCAGGTCGTCGAGGACCCCCAGCTGGGCCTGGACTACAGCCGCGTGGTCCACGGCGACCAGAAGTTCGCCTACACCCGCCCCGTGCGGGCCGGCGACCGCCTCTCGGTGACCAGCACCATCGAGGCCATCAAGTCCCTCGCCGGCAACGACATCCTGGACATCCGCGGCGAGGTCCACGACGAGACCGGCGAGCACGTCGTGACCGCCTGGACCAAGCTCGTGTCCCGCGCCCCCGAGGAGGTCTGA
- a CDS encoding amidohydrolase family protein, whose amino-acid sequence MSADSKQPQPPPDDRPAAAAEATSLLLSNALLTDGRTVDVRLGGGRIEAVGTAGSLTAVGARVDLTGYLLLPAPAEPHAHADTALTADSAGPVSYAAEEVQRRATEAALLQLGHGATALRAQVRIGDVHGLGPLEAVLQARRSLRGLADLTAVAAPRLLTGAAGADGLAMLRDAVKMGAGVVGGCPDLDPDPTGYVETVLEVAAEHGCPVDLHLDGDDPARLARLAAMAGGLRPGVTIGPCAGLGRLPAEQARRAADRLAAAGVTVVCLPQGGCGAAQVRGAAPVRLLRAAGVRVAAGGGALRDLSNPVGRGDPLEAAYLLASLGGLAPQEAYGAVSTGARAAMGLAEVRVEAGFPAELLAVRGTRLAGVLSLAYSRIVVHRGRVVARTSAVREYCDSAAALDLPRQARPDSGGPAGPGAVRS is encoded by the coding sequence ATGTCAGCCGACAGCAAGCAGCCCCAGCCGCCGCCCGACGACCGGCCCGCGGCCGCCGCCGAGGCCACGTCCCTGCTGCTCTCGAACGCGCTGCTCACCGACGGCCGCACGGTCGACGTGCGCCTCGGCGGCGGCCGGATCGAGGCCGTCGGCACCGCGGGCAGCCTGACCGCCGTCGGAGCCCGCGTCGACCTCACCGGCTATCTGCTGCTGCCCGCCCCGGCCGAGCCCCACGCGCACGCCGACACCGCGCTCACCGCCGACTCCGCCGGCCCCGTCTCGTACGCCGCCGAAGAGGTCCAGCGCCGGGCCACCGAGGCCGCCCTGCTCCAGCTCGGGCACGGCGCGACCGCGCTGCGCGCCCAGGTGCGGATCGGCGACGTGCACGGCCTCGGGCCCTTGGAGGCCGTCCTGCAGGCCCGGCGCTCGCTGCGCGGCCTCGCCGACCTGACGGCCGTGGCGGCGCCCCGGCTGCTCACCGGCGCGGCCGGGGCCGACGGGCTGGCGATGCTGCGGGACGCGGTGAAGATGGGCGCCGGGGTGGTCGGCGGCTGTCCGGACCTGGACCCGGACCCGACGGGCTACGTGGAGACGGTCCTGGAGGTCGCCGCGGAGCACGGCTGCCCGGTGGACCTGCACCTCGACGGTGACGATCCGGCCCGCCTCGCCCGGCTGGCGGCGATGGCCGGCGGGCTGCGGCCCGGCGTGACCATCGGGCCGTGCGCGGGCCTGGGCCGACTGCCGGCCGAGCAGGCGCGACGGGCGGCGGACCGGCTGGCGGCGGCCGGGGTGACCGTGGTCTGTCTGCCGCAGGGCGGCTGCGGGGCCGCCCAGGTGCGCGGCGCGGCGCCGGTGCGGCTGCTGCGGGCCGCCGGGGTACGGGTGGCGGCGGGCGGCGGGGCGCTGCGGGACCTGTCCAACCCGGTGGGGCGCGGCGATCCGCTGGAGGCGGCGTATCTGCTGGCGTCGCTGGGCGGCCTGGCGCCGCAGGAGGCGTACGGCGCGGTGAGCACGGGGGCGCGGGCGGCGATGGGGCTCGCGGAGGTACGGGTGGAGGCGGGCTTCCCGGCGGAGCTGCTCGCGGTGCGGGGCACGCGGCTGGCGGGGGTGCTGTCCCTGGCGTACAGCCGGATCGTGGTGCACCGGGGGCGGGTGGTGGCCCGGACCAGCGCGGTGCGGGAGTACTGCGACTCGGCGGCGGCCCTGGATCTGCCCCGGCAGGCACGGCCGGACTCGGGAGGCCCGGCGGGGCCCGGGGCCGTACGGTCGTGA
- a CDS encoding TetR/AcrR family transcriptional regulator, whose amino-acid sequence MEQKPTRTRILDAARDLMRTAGLARTTTKEIAKAAGCSEAALYKHFTSKEELFVTVLKERLPKLGDLLGTLAVDPQGRGVEENLAEIARRAALFYEQTFPMAASLYAEPQLKARHDEAMRELGVGPHKPIEGLADYLRAEQAHGRISPAADPHAAASLLLGACAQRAFAYETTPDRRPPQDVDDFARSLARTLMRGIG is encoded by the coding sequence GTGGAGCAGAAGCCGACCCGCACCCGGATCCTCGACGCCGCCCGCGACCTCATGCGCACCGCCGGCCTGGCCCGCACCACCACCAAGGAGATCGCCAAGGCCGCCGGCTGCTCGGAGGCGGCGCTCTACAAACACTTCACCAGCAAGGAGGAGCTGTTCGTCACCGTCCTCAAGGAACGGCTGCCCAAGCTGGGCGACCTCCTCGGCACTCTCGCCGTCGACCCCCAGGGACGGGGCGTCGAGGAGAACCTCGCCGAGATCGCCCGCCGGGCCGCGCTCTTCTACGAGCAGACCTTCCCGATGGCCGCCTCGCTCTACGCCGAACCCCAGCTAAAGGCCCGCCACGACGAGGCCATGCGTGAACTCGGCGTCGGCCCCCACAAACCCATCGAGGGCCTCGCCGACTACCTCCGCGCCGAGCAGGCCCACGGCAGGATCAGCCCCGCCGCCGACCCGCACGCCGCCGCCTCGCTCCTCCTCGGGGCCTGCGCCCAGCGTGCCTTCGCCTACGAGACGACCCCGGACCGCCGGCCGCCGCAGGACGTCGACGACTTCGCCCGCTCGCTCGCCCGCACCCTCATGCGCGGGATCGGCTAG
- a CDS encoding peptidase inhibitor family I36 protein: MIKKMVSVASAVGVLLVGGVLAAAPAQAGPHDCPSGNYCVWTRANHEGVWEKFSWHSDLVPGAVYKNDNSSFNRMSSAAMKLHHQPNRTSGSVYACSRPGTLWYQHNPAKQLASLSKVSAC, encoded by the coding sequence GTGATCAAGAAGATGGTGTCCGTGGCGTCCGCCGTGGGCGTGCTCCTCGTCGGCGGCGTCCTCGCCGCCGCCCCCGCCCAGGCGGGCCCGCACGACTGCCCGTCCGGCAACTACTGCGTGTGGACGCGCGCCAACCACGAAGGGGTCTGGGAGAAGTTCAGCTGGCACTCCGACCTGGTGCCGGGGGCCGTGTACAAGAACGACAACTCCTCCTTCAACCGCATGTCGTCGGCCGCCATGAAGCTCCACCACCAGCCCAACCGGACCAGCGGCTCCGTCTACGCCTGCTCCCGCCCCGGCACCCTCTGGTACCAGCACAACCCGGCGAAGCAGCTGGCCTCCCTCAGCAAGGTGTCCGCCTGCTGA
- the nusG gene encoding transcription termination/antitermination protein NusG — MSDANLNDAFESESVEDELDIVEAADEDQDEAADVEAGIEADEVEVEDAEDDGTETADVEAAEEEAEEAVSAEAGDAEESDETEDAEEAAEPAAPVDPVAALREELRGLPGEWYVIHTYAGYEKRVKANLEQRAVSLNVEDFIYQAEVPEEEIVQIKNGERKNVRQNKLPGYVLVRMDLTNESWGVVRNTPGVTGFVGNAYDPYPLTLDEIVKMLAPEAEEKAAREAAEAEGKPAPARKVEVQVLDFEVGDSVTVTDGPFATLQATINEINADSKKVKGLVEIFGRETPVELSFDQIQKN, encoded by the coding sequence GTGTCTGACGCGAACCTGAACGACGCCTTCGAGTCCGAGTCCGTCGAGGACGAGCTCGACATCGTCGAGGCGGCCGACGAGGACCAGGACGAGGCTGCGGACGTCGAGGCCGGGATCGAGGCCGACGAGGTCGAGGTCGAGGACGCCGAGGACGACGGCACCGAGACCGCTGACGTCGAGGCCGCCGAGGAAGAGGCCGAGGAGGCCGTGTCGGCCGAGGCCGGCGACGCCGAGGAGAGCGACGAGACCGAGGACGCGGAGGAGGCCGCCGAGCCCGCCGCGCCGGTCGACCCCGTCGCCGCGCTCCGCGAGGAGCTGCGTGGCCTGCCCGGCGAGTGGTACGTGATCCACACCTACGCGGGCTACGAGAAGCGCGTGAAGGCCAACCTGGAGCAGCGTGCCGTCTCGCTGAACGTCGAGGACTTCATCTACCAGGCCGAGGTCCCCGAGGAAGAGATCGTCCAGATCAAGAACGGCGAGCGCAAGAACGTCCGGCAGAACAAGCTGCCCGGTTACGTGCTCGTCCGCATGGACCTGACGAACGAGTCCTGGGGCGTCGTCCGCAACACGCCCGGCGTCACCGGCTTCGTGGGCAACGCCTACGACCCGTACCCGCTGACCCTGGACGAGATCGTCAAGATGCTCGCCCCGGAGGCCGAGGAGAAGGCCGCCCGCGAGGCCGCAGAGGCCGAGGGCAAGCCGGCTCCGGCCCGCAAGGTCGAGGTCCAGGTCCTGGACTTCGAGGTCGGCGACTCGGTCACCGTCACCGACGGCCCCTTCGCCACCCTCCAGGCCACGATCAACGAGATCAACGCCGACTCGAAGAAGGTCAAGGGCCTCGTCGAGATCTTCGGTCGCGAGACCCCGGTCGAGCTCAGCTTCGACCAGATCCAGAAGAACTGA
- a CDS encoding SDR family oxidoreductase produces the protein MKLTVFGATGGIGQEIVRQALDAGHEVTAVVRDPARFTVTGARLDVFRSDLSDPEALREAVADRHAVLSGLGARSRADAGIATRLTRSVLRAMEGSGTRRLLVVSAAPVGPVPDGQGVADKAVLAIVNSVLKDIYADLRAMEADLAASATDWTSVRPPKLTDRPVTGRYRRVVGGNPPRGRSLARADVAHAMLAMIDDPATVKQGVGVAY, from the coding sequence ATGAAGCTCACCGTCTTCGGTGCCACCGGCGGCATCGGCCAGGAGATCGTCCGTCAGGCCCTGGACGCGGGCCACGAGGTGACCGCCGTGGTCCGCGATCCGGCCCGGTTCACCGTCACCGGCGCCCGGCTCGACGTCTTCCGCTCGGATCTGTCCGACCCGGAGGCGCTGCGCGAGGCGGTGGCGGACCGGCACGCGGTCCTCTCCGGCCTGGGCGCGCGCAGCCGCGCCGACGCGGGCATCGCCACCCGGCTGACCCGGTCGGTCCTGCGCGCCATGGAGGGATCGGGGACCCGCCGGCTCCTCGTGGTCAGCGCCGCACCCGTGGGTCCCGTCCCCGACGGCCAGGGCGTGGCCGACAAGGCCGTGCTCGCGATCGTCAACTCCGTCCTGAAGGACATCTACGCCGACCTGCGCGCGATGGAGGCCGATCTCGCCGCGAGCGCGACCGACTGGACGTCCGTACGCCCGCCCAAGCTCACGGACAGGCCGGTCACCGGCCGATACCGGCGCGTGGTCGGCGGAAACCCGCCGCGCGGCCGCTCCCTCGCGCGTGCCGACGTGGCCCACGCGATGCTGGCGATGATCGACGACCCGGCGACGGTGAAGCAGGGCGTGGGCGTCGCCTACTGA
- the secE gene encoding preprotein translocase subunit SecE, with amino-acid sequence MTDAVGSIDMPDAEDATPESKKKARKGGKRGKKGPLGRLALFYRQVVAELRKVVWPTRGQLTTYTTVVIVFVVIMIGLVTVIDYGFQEAVKYVFG; translated from the coding sequence GTGACGGACGCCGTAGGCTCCATCGACATGCCTGATGCCGAAGACGCCACTCCGGAGTCCAAGAAGAAGGCCCGGAAGGGCGGCAAGCGCGGCAAGAAGGGCCCCCTCGGCCGTCTCGCGCTCTTCTACCGCCAGGTCGTCGCGGAACTCCGCAAGGTCGTCTGGCCGACGCGAGGCCAGCTGACGACGTACACCACCGTGGTGATTGTCTTCGTTGTCATCATGATCGGCCTCGTGACCGTGATTGACTATGGCTTCCAGGAAGCAGTCAAGTACGTCTTCGGCTGA
- a CDS encoding adenosine deaminase, translating to MEHVHRDLAALPKAHLHLHFTGSMRPSTLLELADKYGVHLPDALKGGTPPKLRATDERGWFRFQRLYDIARSCLREPADIRRLVREAAQEDVRDGSGWLEIQVDPTSYAPLLGGLIPALEIILDAVDSASRETGLGMRVLVAANRMKHPLEARTLARLAVRYADRGVVGFGLSNDERRGMARDFDRAFAIARDGGLLAAPHGGELTGPSSVRDCLDDLRAARVGHGVRAAEDPRLLRRLAERGVTCEVCPASNVALGVYEKPQDVPLRTLFEAGVPMALGADDPLLFGSRLAAQYEIAREHHGFTDAELAELARQSVRGSAAPEDVRRKLLAGIDDWLAAPVGGSGEAASRSRA from the coding sequence ATGGAGCACGTTCACCGAGACCTCGCCGCCCTCCCCAAGGCCCATCTGCACCTGCACTTCACCGGCTCGATGCGGCCCTCGACCCTGCTGGAACTGGCCGACAAGTACGGGGTGCACCTCCCCGACGCGCTCAAGGGCGGCACGCCGCCGAAGCTGCGGGCCACGGACGAACGCGGCTGGTTCCGCTTCCAGCGGCTCTACGACATCGCCCGCTCCTGCCTGCGCGAGCCCGCGGACATCAGGCGGCTGGTGCGCGAGGCGGCCCAGGAGGACGTCAGGGACGGCTCCGGCTGGCTGGAGATCCAGGTCGACCCGACCTCGTACGCGCCGCTGCTCGGCGGTCTGATCCCCGCCCTGGAGATCATCCTCGACGCGGTGGACTCCGCCTCCCGCGAGACCGGGCTCGGCATGCGCGTGCTGGTCGCGGCGAACCGGATGAAGCACCCCCTGGAGGCGCGCACCCTGGCCCGGCTGGCGGTGCGCTACGCGGACCGGGGCGTGGTCGGCTTCGGGCTCTCCAACGACGAGCGGCGGGGCATGGCCCGCGACTTCGACCGGGCCTTCGCCATCGCCCGGGACGGCGGTCTGCTGGCGGCCCCGCACGGCGGCGAGCTGACCGGGCCCTCCTCGGTCCGGGACTGCCTGGACGACCTGCGGGCGGCCCGGGTGGGGCACGGGGTGCGGGCGGCCGAGGACCCGCGGCTGCTGCGCAGGCTCGCGGAGCGCGGCGTGACGTGCGAGGTGTGCCCTGCGTCCAACGTGGCGCTCGGGGTGTACGAGAAGCCGCAGGACGTGCCGCTGCGGACGCTCTTCGAGGCAGGGGTCCCGATGGCGCTCGGCGCGGACGACCCGCTGCTCTTCGGCTCCCGGCTGGCGGCGCAGTACGAGATCGCCCGCGAGCACCACGGCTTCACGGACGCGGAGCTCGCGGAGCTGGCCCGGCAGTCCGTGCGGGGCTCGGCGGCCCCGGAGGACGTACGGCGCAAGCTCCTCGCCGGGATCGACGACTGGCTGGCGGCCCCGGTGGGCGGGAGCGGGGAAGCGGCTAGCCGATCCCGCGCATGA
- the rpmG gene encoding 50S ribosomal protein L33 has protein sequence MAATDVRPKITLACVECKERNYITKKNRRNNPDRLEMKKHCPRCNSHTAHRETR, from the coding sequence GTGGCTGCCACCGACGTCCGCCCGAAGATCACGCTGGCCTGCGTGGAGTGCAAGGAGCGGAACTACATCACCAAGAAGAACCGGCGTAACAACCCGGACCGTCTTGAGATGAAGAAGCACTGCCCTCGCTGCAACTCGCACACCGCGCACCGCGAGACGCGCTAA
- a CDS encoding GntR family transcriptional regulator, with protein sequence MVAQALREQIDSGEISDGLPSEAALMRSLSVSRNTVRRALKLLESEQVVESVPGVGWRIPSNNDRRSLAERMAALITESSLGLGDTYPSESKLCERFGASRTAVRRALAHLEGIGLLDTTHGKGRTVRALPASPEQP encoded by the coding sequence GTGGTTGCACAAGCACTGCGAGAGCAGATTGACAGCGGTGAGATCTCGGACGGACTGCCGTCCGAAGCAGCCCTCATGCGCTCTCTAAGCGTCTCCCGCAACACTGTCCGTCGCGCCCTCAAGCTCCTTGAGTCCGAGCAAGTCGTGGAGTCGGTCCCAGGTGTCGGTTGGCGGATTCCCAGCAATAACGACCGTCGCTCGCTAGCTGAACGCATGGCAGCGTTGATCACTGAGTCCTCACTCGGGCTCGGCGACACCTACCCCTCGGAATCGAAACTCTGTGAGCGCTTCGGGGCCTCGCGCACGGCGGTCCGACGTGCGCTCGCGCACTTGGAAGGCATCGGCCTGCTCGACACCACACACGGCAAAGGGCGAACCGTGCGCGCTCTCCCAGCTTCGCCCGAGCAGCCGTAG
- a CDS encoding SDR family oxidoreductase: MRVVIAGGHGKIARRLERLLAAGGHEPVGIIRSPDQADDLREAGAEPALMDLESASVEEVAAILQGADAAVFAAGAGPGSDAARKETVDRGACALLADAAERVGVRRFLVVSSMGAQAGHEGDAVFDAYLRAKGAADDDVRAREGLDWTILRPGMLTDDAGTGLVRLEAHTGRGPVPRDDVAAVLAELLDTPATAGLTLELISGSTPVAVAVRDVAGN, encoded by the coding sequence ATGCGCGTAGTCATCGCTGGAGGACACGGAAAGATCGCCCGGCGGCTCGAGCGGCTGCTCGCCGCCGGCGGACACGAACCGGTGGGGATCATCCGAAGCCCCGACCAGGCCGACGACCTGCGGGAGGCGGGTGCCGAACCGGCCCTGATGGACCTGGAGTCGGCGTCGGTGGAGGAGGTGGCGGCGATCCTGCAGGGCGCCGACGCGGCCGTCTTCGCGGCCGGCGCGGGCCCGGGCAGCGACGCGGCCCGCAAGGAGACCGTGGACCGGGGCGCGTGCGCCCTGCTGGCGGACGCGGCGGAACGCGTGGGCGTGCGCCGTTTCCTCGTCGTCTCCTCGATGGGCGCCCAGGCGGGCCACGAGGGCGACGCCGTCTTCGACGCCTACCTGCGCGCCAAGGGCGCCGCGGACGACGACGTCCGCGCCCGCGAGGGCCTGGACTGGACGATCCTGCGCCCCGGCATGCTCACCGACGACGCCGGCACGGGCCTGGTCCGCCTGGAGGCCCACACCGGCCGCGGCCCGGTCCCCCGCGACGACGTGGCCGCGGTCCTCGCCGAACTCCTCGACACCCCGGCGACGGCGGGCCTGACCCTGGAACTGATCTCCGGCTCCACCCCGGTGGCGGTCGCGGTCCGGGACGTCGCGGGCAACTGA
- a CDS encoding MaoC family dehydratase: MTAKIAYDEVEVGTELPAQTFPVTRATLVRYAGASGDFNPIHWNEKFAREVGLPDVIAHGMFTMAEAIRVVTDWAGDPAAVVEYGVRFTKPVVVPNDDQGAVIEVSAKVAAKLDDRRVRVDLTASSAGQKVLGMSRAVVELA; encoded by the coding sequence GTGACCGCGAAGATCGCCTACGACGAGGTCGAGGTCGGCACCGAGCTGCCCGCGCAGACCTTCCCCGTGACCCGCGCCACCCTCGTCCGGTACGCGGGCGCCTCCGGTGACTTCAACCCGATCCACTGGAACGAGAAGTTCGCCCGCGAGGTCGGCCTGCCCGACGTCATCGCCCACGGCATGTTCACCATGGCCGAGGCGATCCGGGTCGTGACGGACTGGGCCGGCGACCCGGCCGCCGTCGTCGAGTACGGCGTCCGCTTCACCAAGCCGGTCGTCGTCCCGAACGACGACCAGGGCGCCGTGATCGAGGTCTCCGCGAAGGTGGCGGCCAAGCTCGACGACCGCCGGGTGCGCGTGGACCTCACGGCGTCCAGCGCCGGGCAGAAGGTCCTCGGCATGAGCCGGGCCGTGGTCGAGCTCGCCTGA
- a CDS encoding DUF262 domain-containing protein: MQSSELSVQGQNLIQLYNQYYRDKLIVDRRYQRKLVWTRDEKEKLIDSAINKLPIPLILLAQRKRAGVEIFELIDGLQRLEAFFSFMENKYSYRGEYFDLATTGDTLAKLHARELTQQKPVMSRETSLAIANYQIPLSIYRDAATSSIDEVFRRINSGGRRLSLHEIRQAGVTGPLADVVRRTSATIRGDGTFAEALTLSEMEKLSISRRDLTYGLDLDRIFWTRHDIIGAEDIRSSGDEEMVLDLVLDAVLDPWPTSGWQNRDVAYGLPRKITSATSEEVGAAINTIGVENLQQRIVAVIELLDDVMRDHGSLGRHMVHLESYERGTQRQFQAIFAALYELVFIDGLQPRSMDAIRGVLDNFWGRDLSIPTGGSAWGKDKKATLYPEVKRRLRRAFFKPEPKSAAVQLNSRLLIESYLSGPVNEDPLVELKQGFCVLSNPPTENVDLFDEVMQTAVGMANWSRDASGFILIGVADKPSAADRLKELFNVSPIEIHGQQVVGTSEQITHLGYDVDSWWRKWQSKIRSAPVDSDFRNNLAHSFSPIICDGKVLWIMKPRSTGKPLSYNQRFFVRMGASTHEMGTDEFLAHVALNF; this comes from the coding sequence ATGCAGAGTTCAGAGCTTTCGGTGCAGGGGCAGAACCTTATTCAGCTGTACAACCAGTACTACCGAGATAAGCTCATCGTCGACCGCCGATACCAACGGAAGCTCGTTTGGACACGCGACGAAAAGGAAAAGCTTATTGATTCGGCCATCAATAAGCTTCCCATCCCGCTAATTCTTCTGGCTCAAAGGAAGAGGGCTGGCGTTGAGATCTTTGAGCTAATTGACGGGCTGCAGCGCCTGGAAGCTTTCTTCTCATTCATGGAGAACAAGTACTCCTACCGCGGCGAGTATTTTGACCTGGCTACAACAGGCGACACTCTGGCAAAACTGCACGCAAGGGAATTGACTCAACAAAAGCCCGTCATGTCACGGGAAACTTCTCTAGCGATTGCGAACTACCAGATTCCACTGTCCATCTACCGCGATGCCGCCACTTCATCTATTGATGAAGTTTTTCGCCGCATCAACAGCGGCGGAAGACGCCTCAGCCTGCATGAGATCCGGCAGGCTGGTGTTACGGGCCCGCTAGCCGATGTCGTTCGACGCACCAGCGCCACAATCCGCGGCGATGGAACTTTTGCCGAAGCGCTCACACTCAGCGAGATGGAGAAGCTTTCAATCTCCAGGAGGGATCTAACATACGGCCTCGACCTGGATCGCATCTTCTGGACCAGACACGACATCATCGGAGCGGAGGACATTCGTTCATCCGGCGACGAAGAGATGGTTCTAGATCTGGTACTAGACGCCGTCCTTGACCCCTGGCCCACGAGCGGATGGCAGAACCGTGACGTGGCTTACGGGCTGCCACGCAAAATCACGTCGGCCACTTCGGAGGAAGTAGGCGCCGCGATCAACACCATTGGAGTGGAGAATCTGCAGCAGCGTATCGTAGCCGTCATCGAACTGCTCGACGACGTGATGCGCGACCACGGTTCACTCGGCCGACACATGGTCCACTTGGAGAGTTACGAAAGGGGAACACAGCGACAGTTCCAGGCGATTTTCGCCGCGCTTTACGAACTCGTTTTCATTGACGGCCTCCAGCCACGTTCGATGGATGCGATCCGCGGAGTTTTGGACAACTTCTGGGGCCGCGACCTCTCTATCCCCACTGGAGGTAGCGCCTGGGGGAAGGACAAAAAGGCGACGCTCTACCCGGAAGTCAAGCGTCGCCTACGGAGAGCCTTCTTCAAGCCCGAGCCTAAGAGCGCCGCCGTGCAACTCAACTCGCGCCTGCTGATCGAAAGCTACCTGTCCGGCCCCGTGAACGAGGACCCGCTAGTCGAGCTGAAGCAAGGATTTTGCGTACTGTCGAACCCTCCAACTGAAAACGTCGACCTGTTCGACGAAGTCATGCAAACTGCAGTAGGCATGGCCAACTGGAGCAGGGACGCAAGTGGTTTCATCCTCATCGGTGTCGCAGACAAGCCGTCGGCAGCGGATCGATTGAAGGAACTGTTCAACGTATCTCCTATCGAAATTCACGGCCAACAAGTCGTGGGCACCAGCGAACAGATTACCCACCTGGGTTACGACGTTGACTCGTGGTGGCGTAAATGGCAAAGCAAGATTCGATCCGCTCCCGTGGATTCCGACTTCCGCAATAACCTGGCTCACAGCTTCAGTCCGATTATTTGTGACGGAAAGGTTCTGTGGATCATGAAGCCACGGTCCACCGGAAAACCACTCTCATACAACCAGCGCTTCTTCGTGAGGATGGGCGCTTCAACGCATGAAATGGGAACGGATGAGTTTCTGGCTCACGTCGCTCTCAATTTTTAG
- a CDS encoding pyridoxal phosphate-dependent aminotransferase: MSAATPPTERRVSARIGAISESATLAVDAKAKALKAAGRPVIGFGAGEPDFPTPDYIVEAAVEACKNPKYHRYTPAGGLPELKSAIAAKTLRDSGYEVDASQILVTNGGKQAIYEAFAAILDPGDEVIVPAPYWTTYPESIRLAGGVPVEVVADETTGYRVSVEQLEAARTERTKVVLFVSPSNPTGAVYSQADAEAIGRWAVEHGLWVLTDEIYEHLVYGDATFTSLPALVPELRDKCIVVNGVAKTYAMTGWRVGWIIGPKDVVKAATNLQSHATSNVSNVAQVAALAAVSGNLDAVAEMRTAFDRRRQTIVRMLNEIEGVYCPTPEGAFYAYPSVKGLLGKEIRGKRPQDSVELAALILDEAEVAVVPGEAFGTPGYLRLSYALGDEDLVEGVSRIQKLLAEARD; encoded by the coding sequence ATGAGCGCTGCTACCCCTCCCACCGAGCGCCGGGTCTCCGCCCGGATCGGTGCGATCTCCGAGTCCGCCACCCTCGCCGTCGACGCCAAGGCCAAGGCACTCAAGGCCGCCGGGCGCCCGGTCATCGGTTTCGGCGCGGGTGAGCCCGACTTCCCGACGCCGGACTACATCGTCGAGGCGGCCGTGGAGGCCTGCAAGAACCCGAAGTACCACCGCTACACGCCGGCCGGCGGCCTGCCCGAGCTCAAGTCCGCCATCGCCGCCAAGACGCTGCGCGACTCCGGCTACGAGGTCGACGCCTCCCAGATCCTGGTCACCAACGGCGGCAAGCAGGCCATCTACGAGGCGTTCGCCGCGATCCTCGACCCGGGCGACGAGGTCATCGTCCCGGCCCCGTACTGGACCACGTACCCCGAGTCGATCCGTCTCGCCGGCGGTGTCCCGGTGGAGGTCGTGGCCGACGAGACGACCGGCTACCGGGTGTCGGTGGAGCAGCTGGAGGCGGCGCGCACGGAGCGGACCAAGGTCGTCCTCTTCGTGTCCCCGTCGAACCCGACCGGCGCCGTCTACAGCCAGGCCGACGCCGAGGCGATCGGCCGCTGGGCCGTCGAGCACGGCCTGTGGGTGCTCACCGACGAGATCTACGAGCACCTGGTCTACGGCGACGCGACGTTCACCTCGCTGCCGGCGCTCGTGCCCGAGCTGCGCGACAAGTGCATCGTGGTCAACGGTGTCGCCAAGACGTACGCGATGACGGGCTGGCGGGTGGGCTGGATCATCGGCCCGAAGGACGTCGTCAAGGCCGCAACCAACCTGCAGTCGCACGCCACCTCCAACGTGAGCAACGTGGCGCAGGTCGCCGCGCTCGCCGCCGTGTCCGGGAACCTGGACGCGGTCGCCGAGATGCGCACCGCCTTCGACCGCCGCCGCCAGACGATCGTGCGGATGCTCAACGAGATCGAGGGCGTGTACTGCCCGACGCCGGAGGGCGCCTTCTACGCGTACCCGTCGGTGAAGGGGCTGCTGGGCAAGGAGATCCGCGGCAAGCGTCCGCAGGACTCGGTGGAGCTGGCCGCGCTGATCCTGGACGAGGCCGAGGTCGCGGTCGTCCCGGGCGAGGCCTTCGGCACCCCGGGCTACCTCCGCCTCTCGTACGCGCTGGGCGACGAGGACCTGGTGGAGGGCGTGTCCCGGATCCAGAAGCTGCTGGCCGAGGCGCGCGACTAG